In the genome of Deltaproteobacteria bacterium, one region contains:
- the pseB gene encoding UDP-N-acetylglucosamine 4,6-dehydratase (inverting): protein MDFHNKTILITGGTGSFGQQCIEILLEEYHPRKIIVFSRDELKQSQMQERFRSPSMRYFIGDVRDKERLQRAMTGVDLVIHCAALKQVPALEYNPFEAIRTNIIGGYNVISAAIDAGVEKVVALSTDKAANPINLYGATKLCSDKLFIASNSLVGEGKTRAAVVRYGNVVGSRGSVVPLFLRQRATGKISITDERMTRFIITLEQGVRFVLRCFDMMAGGELFVPKLPSVRMTDVAEALAPGCTREIVGIRPGEKMHEVMVPVDDARHTMEFNDFFVITPQFHWWRDHYQHAVKGNGARPCPDGFCYASDTNAWWLSPEEIRELVAKTHIDPSLLAVR, encoded by the coding sequence ATGGACTTTCATAATAAGACTATCTTGATCACCGGCGGGACCGGGTCGTTCGGGCAACAATGCATCGAGATCCTACTTGAAGAATATCACCCCCGCAAAATCATCGTCTTCAGCCGCGACGAACTGAAACAATCACAGATGCAGGAGCGGTTTCGCAGTCCGAGCATGCGCTATTTTATCGGCGATGTGCGAGACAAAGAGCGGCTGCAACGCGCGATGACCGGCGTCGATCTCGTGATCCACTGCGCGGCGTTGAAACAAGTCCCGGCGCTGGAATACAACCCGTTCGAGGCGATCCGCACCAACATCATCGGCGGATACAACGTCATCTCCGCCGCGATTGATGCCGGCGTCGAAAAAGTCGTGGCGCTCTCCACCGATAAAGCCGCCAATCCGATCAATCTCTACGGCGCCACGAAACTGTGCTCCGACAAATTGTTCATCGCGTCGAACAGCCTTGTCGGCGAAGGGAAAACGCGTGCCGCCGTCGTCCGCTACGGCAACGTAGTCGGGAGTCGGGGGAGCGTAGTCCCACTCTTTTTACGCCAACGCGCGACCGGCAAGATCTCCATCACCGACGAACGGATGACGCGCTTCATCATCACCCTCGAACAAGGGGTGCGTTTCGTGTTGCGCTGCTTCGACATGATGGCGGGCGGAGAACTCTTTGTGCCGAAACTCCCGAGCGTGCGGATGACCGACGTCGCGGAGGCGTTGGCCCCAGGATGCACCCGAGAGATCGTCGGCATTCGGCCCGGCGAGAAAATGCACGAAGTGATGGTTCCGGTCGACGATGCCCGCCACACCATGGAGTTCAACGATTTCTTTGTCATCACGCCGCAATTTCATTGGTGGCGGGACCATTATCAACATGCCGTCAAAGGCAACGGGGCACGGCCCTGTCCCGACGGTTTCTGCTACGCGAGTGACACGAATGCGTGGTGGCTCTCGCCGGAAGAGATCCGTGAGCTGGTCGCGAAGACCCACATCGACCCGAGTTTGCTCGCGGTGCGATAA
- a CDS encoding Gfo/Idh/MocA family oxidoreductase produces the protein MSYACAIIGLGQIASRYQEDPRRGKTATHAAAMAAHPQCRLVAGYDPDAGQRRRFARAWPGTRVYDDLDALLATECPAIIGLATPVETHAALLRRLLRYRPRALLCEKPLCRNAQELQQLRRMWSALGRDRPIVTCNCTRRWDPLHQWTAQQLRRGRIGRLQTVHTLYSGNFLSTSAHLLDELRMLLGEVAWVHAASTGTADALNGWIGFRSGATAVLQWIDARGYLSYEIDCYGTTGRLRLGQSGFQLESWRTTKHPHFSGYRALTPCRMRHPTGHPGDLAPVIADLVRCIRQRKRPLCTMEDAFRTATLQFALLRSAARGGVRLAV, from the coding sequence ATGTCATACGCATGTGCCATCATCGGGCTGGGCCAGATCGCCAGTCGGTATCAAGAGGATCCGCGGCGTGGCAAAACGGCCACCCATGCCGCCGCAATGGCCGCACATCCGCAATGTCGACTGGTGGCCGGCTATGATCCGGATGCCGGACAGCGACGCCGCTTTGCGCGCGCTTGGCCGGGGACACGCGTCTACGACGATCTCGACGCGCTGTTGGCGACAGAGTGTCCGGCCATCATCGGCCTCGCAACACCCGTGGAAACCCATGCGGCATTACTGCGACGCTTGTTACGCTATCGGCCACGCGCGTTGTTGTGCGAAAAACCGCTGTGTCGCAACGCCCAAGAGCTCCAACAACTGCGGCGCATGTGGAGCGCCCTCGGCCGCGACCGCCCCATCGTCACGTGTAACTGCACCCGGCGCTGGGATCCGCTTCATCAGTGGACGGCGCAGCAGCTGCGCCGCGGCCGCATCGGTCGCCTGCAAACGGTCCACACCTTATATAGCGGCAATTTTCTCTCCACGAGCGCCCACTTGCTCGACGAACTGCGGATGTTACTGGGCGAAGTGGCCTGGGTCCATGCGGCCTCAACAGGGACTGCCGATGCACTCAACGGCTGGATCGGATTTCGTTCCGGAGCCACCGCCGTGTTGCAATGGATCGATGCCCGCGGCTATCTCAGTTACGAAATCGATTGTTACGGCACGACCGGACGCCTGCGACTCGGGCAAAGCGGCTTTCAATTGGAGTCATGGCGTACGACCAAGCATCCGCATTTCAGCGGATACCGCGCGCTGACGCCCTGTCGCATGCGCCATCCGACCGGCCACCCCGGCGACCTCGCGCCGGTCATCGCCGATCTCGTGCGCTGCATCCGGCAACGGAAACGACCGTTGTGTACGATGGAAGACGCGTTCCGCACCGCAACGCTGCAGTTTGCGCTCCTCCGCTCCGCCGCCCGCGGAGGCGTTCGGCTTGCGGTGTAA
- the fliF gene encoding flagellar M-ring protein FliF, whose product MGNLFDKIGQVIGQLSLMRKLTMGIVLALSVGVVGYMVHVARQASLEPLFTNLNSDDIGEIVTRLDKQGIHYELDRDKRTVMVPAPDVLKVRLKLAEEGLPRFGGVGFELFDRSGFGMSEFEQRVNYQRALEGELTRTIGSIREVENVRVHLVLPEKSLFADSQQEASASVVLKLGNAGTLSQATVRSVQNLVASAVEGLDPGKVTIVDTAGHLLTSAGGDASVAAGSQVLDQKLQIERNYERRIVELLTPVVGLSKVLARVTATIDFTQTENTDESVDPQKVAVLSESRTSAKRSESAGGVGGAAGAAANVPGGGGAGASGSGGSSDESTEQIQYAVSRTILKKVTPIGAVQKLSVAVLVDGMYDEKDGKKTYKARDQKSITQIEELVKRAIGFDQERGDQLKVENLEFQNPESEMRAGDAAFAKRTTSGFLISVIGNVLVVVVGLLVILFVVRPLMQSWRASRVPQLGPGGTPLLLEGGVGGDVGTMVRADPTAAANAIRQWLQ is encoded by the coding sequence ATGGGCAATCTCTTCGACAAAATCGGGCAAGTGATCGGCCAACTGTCGCTGATGCGGAAGTTGACGATGGGGATCGTGTTGGCCCTCTCGGTCGGCGTTGTCGGCTACATGGTCCATGTGGCGCGCCAGGCCTCGCTGGAGCCGCTCTTCACCAATCTCAATTCGGACGATATCGGCGAGATCGTCACTCGTCTCGACAAGCAAGGCATTCATTACGAACTCGATCGCGACAAGCGCACCGTGATGGTCCCGGCGCCGGATGTGTTGAAAGTGCGACTGAAATTGGCGGAGGAAGGTCTGCCGCGATTCGGCGGGGTCGGCTTTGAACTCTTCGATCGCAGCGGATTCGGCATGTCGGAGTTTGAACAGCGGGTCAATTATCAGCGCGCGTTGGAAGGCGAACTGACGCGGACGATCGGCAGCATCCGGGAAGTGGAGAACGTGCGCGTTCATTTAGTGTTGCCGGAGAAGTCGTTGTTTGCCGACAGTCAACAAGAGGCGAGTGCCTCGGTCGTATTGAAATTGGGGAATGCAGGGACGTTGAGCCAAGCAACGGTACGGTCGGTGCAAAATCTCGTGGCGAGCGCGGTCGAAGGCCTCGATCCGGGCAAAGTGACGATCGTCGATACGGCGGGACATTTGCTGACCAGCGCGGGTGGCGATGCGTCAGTCGCGGCAGGGTCGCAAGTGCTGGATCAGAAGCTGCAGATTGAGCGCAATTACGAACGCCGGATTGTCGAACTGCTGACGCCGGTCGTCGGGCTCAGCAAAGTCTTGGCGCGGGTGACGGCGACCATCGACTTCACGCAAACGGAAAATACGGATGAATCGGTCGATCCACAGAAAGTCGCCGTGTTGAGCGAGTCGCGGACCTCGGCCAAACGGAGCGAGTCGGCGGGAGGCGTGGGCGGTGCGGCCGGCGCGGCGGCGAATGTGCCGGGCGGCGGTGGGGCCGGTGCGAGTGGGTCCGGCGGCTCTTCGGATGAGTCGACGGAACAGATCCAATACGCCGTGAGCCGGACGATCCTGAAAAAAGTGACGCCGATTGGCGCCGTGCAGAAGCTTTCGGTCGCGGTATTGGTGGACGGGATGTACGACGAGAAGGACGGCAAGAAAACGTATAAGGCGCGCGATCAGAAGTCGATCACACAAATTGAAGAGTTAGTGAAGCGGGCGATCGGCTTCGATCAAGAGCGCGGCGATCAATTAAAAGTCGAAAATCTCGAATTCCAAAATCCGGAGTCGGAAATGAGGGCGGGCGATGCCGCGTTCGCTAAACGCACCACGTCTGGTTTCCTCATTTCGGTGATCGGCAACGTGCTGGTCGTCGTGGTCGGTCTGTTAGTGATCCTCTTCGTCGTGCGCCCGCTGATGCAGAGTTGGCGCGCGTCCCGCGTCCCGCAGTTGGGGCCTGGCGGAACGCCACTGTTGCTGGAAGGCGGAGTCGGTGGGGACGTCGGCACCATGGTGCGTGCCGATCCGACCGCCGCCGCTAATGCGATTCGACAATGGTTGCAGTGA
- the flgB gene encoding flagellar basal body rod protein FlgB, which translates to MQTIDLVKQYLDLRVAGHAVHSANLANADTPHFQAKTPDFKATLDQAIATKAHPGAAMQSPWRLEMRIRPETRGGRNDGNTVQLEQEMAAIAQNGIDYQTGLRIITKELAIAKYAIMSTTR; encoded by the coding sequence GTGCAGACAATTGATTTGGTGAAACAGTATCTCGATCTGCGCGTCGCGGGACACGCAGTGCATTCGGCCAACTTGGCCAATGCCGATACGCCGCACTTTCAAGCGAAGACCCCTGATTTCAAGGCCACGCTCGATCAGGCGATCGCGACGAAGGCGCACCCGGGTGCCGCGATGCAATCGCCGTGGCGCTTGGAAATGCGGATTCGTCCCGAGACACGCGGCGGGCGGAACGATGGGAACACGGTGCAACTCGAGCAAGAGATGGCGGCGATCGCGCAAAACGGGATCGATTATCAGACCGGATTGCGCATCATCACGAAAGAGCTGGCGATCGCAAAATACGCGATCATGTCGACGACGCGATAA
- a CDS encoding class I SAM-dependent methyltransferase, which yields MTDPLECAEATDAIRPAAVHEQYQQLLRADVATLYQDARQWPLRTCPLCAEGEGLLHWERPPLVYRRCAACELVFLNPLPPESVLATYFATAPSATYFHQVVLSQSAARRQALLFTPRIALLGQLVPTPARRSLLDIGCAIGTFLAAAVTAGWQAAGLEPNQSAAKLACDAGLRVATAVGAPPVTWQSGTFSVISGWEVIAHLIDPVASLQAVLPYLADDGLLVLTTPNADGLEYRLLGAAHENVSFPFLQFFSPRTLQQLFARLHLTVERLETPGTMDLENLRAHYRHVDRAGWPPAVESLLFSETESARRLRTECQAAVARALASGHMLGVARKAKC from the coding sequence GTGACTGATCCTTTGGAATGCGCGGAGGCGACGGACGCGATCCGACCGGCGGCCGTGCACGAGCAATATCAACAGCTGTTACGGGCCGATGTAGCGACATTGTATCAGGACGCGCGGCAGTGGCCGTTGCGGACGTGCCCGCTCTGTGCTGAGGGCGAGGGCCTGTTGCATTGGGAACGCCCGCCGCTGGTGTATCGGCGCTGTGCCGCGTGCGAGCTCGTCTTCCTGAATCCACTCCCGCCGGAATCCGTGCTCGCGACGTATTTTGCCACGGCGCCATCGGCGACCTATTTCCATCAAGTGGTGTTGTCGCAGTCCGCCGCCCGGCGGCAAGCACTCTTGTTTACGCCGCGTATCGCATTGCTTGGTCAATTGGTGCCGACGCCGGCACGCCGCAGCCTCCTCGACATCGGCTGCGCGATCGGGACGTTTTTGGCGGCCGCCGTCACGGCGGGATGGCAGGCGGCTGGGTTGGAACCAAATCAATCGGCCGCAAAACTCGCCTGTGACGCCGGTTTGCGGGTGGCTACTGCGGTTGGTGCGCCGCCGGTCACGTGGCAATCGGGCACCTTTTCCGTGATCAGCGGCTGGGAAGTGATTGCGCATTTGATCGACCCGGTGGCGAGTCTACAAGCCGTCTTGCCATACTTAGCGGATGATGGGTTACTGGTGCTGACGACGCCCAACGCGGACGGACTCGAATATCGCTTGCTCGGGGCGGCGCATGAAAATGTCAGTTTTCCGTTTCTGCAATTTTTTTCACCGCGCACGTTGCAGCAACTCTTTGCACGGCTACATTTGACGGTCGAACGTTTGGAGACGCCGGGGACGATGGATCTTGAGAACCTGCGGGCCCATTATCGGCATGTAGACCGCGCTGGATGGCCGCCCGCAGTGGAGTCGCTGCTCTTCAGCGAGACGGAGTCGGCGCGGCGGTTGCGGACCGAGTGTCAAGCCGCCGTGGCGCGGGCACTAGCCAGCGGCCACATGCTAGGCGTTGCTCGGAAGGCAAAGTGCTAA
- the pseC gene encoding UDP-4-amino-4,6-dideoxy-N-acetyl-beta-L-altrosamine transaminase translates to MIPYSHQTIDETDIAAVSHVLRGDLITQGPTIPRFEKSVAAYCGARFAVAFANGTAALHAACLAADLGPGDEGIVPAISFVATANCLAYVGATPQFADVSPGLPLLHRDTVLPALTPRTKALLPVHFAGATADLPALHTIAQAHGLTIIEDACHALGAEYWDAAGARWRRVGDCAYSRMTVFSFHPVKSIATGEGGMVTTNDPQLYNRLAACRHHGIVRPPADAGHPPWYYEMQTLGFNFRLTELQAALGCTQMAKLDPFISARRARFERYCAALTDIPGIQLLAPNAETRSAQHLAVIHVTPAAQRDRLFVWLREQGIGVQLHYIPIYRHPYYQSRQPCEPRHYPNAEAYFASALSIPLFPAMTDAEQDHVIASLGAWAAQSARA, encoded by the coding sequence ATGATTCCGTATAGTCATCAAACCATCGACGAAACGGACATTGCAGCCGTCAGTCACGTGCTGCGAGGCGACCTGATTACGCAAGGACCGACCATTCCCCGGTTCGAGAAATCTGTGGCGGCATATTGCGGCGCTCGCTTCGCGGTCGCGTTTGCGAACGGGACTGCAGCACTCCACGCCGCATGTCTCGCCGCCGATCTCGGACCGGGCGACGAAGGCATCGTCCCTGCGATCAGCTTCGTCGCCACGGCCAATTGCCTGGCCTATGTCGGAGCTACGCCACAGTTCGCCGATGTCTCACCAGGACTTCCGCTGCTCCATCGCGACACAGTACTCCCCGCATTGACCCCGCGCACCAAGGCCCTACTCCCGGTCCATTTCGCCGGCGCCACGGCCGATCTGCCCGCGCTCCACACTATCGCCCAGGCCCACGGCCTCACGATTATTGAAGACGCTTGCCACGCGCTGGGAGCGGAATATTGGGACGCGGCCGGGGCGCGCTGGCGTCGCGTCGGCGACTGCGCGTACAGCCGGATGACCGTGTTCAGCTTCCATCCAGTGAAGAGCATCGCGACCGGCGAAGGCGGGATGGTCACGACTAACGATCCGCAACTCTACAACCGGCTCGCGGCCTGCCGCCATCACGGGATCGTCCGTCCACCGGCCGACGCCGGACATCCTCCATGGTATTACGAAATGCAGACGCTTGGATTTAATTTCCGGCTGACCGAGCTGCAAGCCGCGCTCGGATGCACGCAAATGGCGAAACTCGATCCGTTCATTAGCGCCCGCCGAGCCCGCTTCGAACGTTACTGCGCGGCACTGACCGATATCCCCGGCATCCAACTACTGGCCCCAAACGCGGAGACCCGTTCCGCACAGCATCTCGCCGTCATTCATGTGACTCCAGCCGCGCAGCGCGACCGCCTCTTCGTGTGGCTGCGGGAACAGGGCATCGGCGTTCAACTCCACTACATCCCGATCTATCGCCATCCGTATTATCAAAGCCGGCAGCCGTGCGAGCCGCGCCACTATCCAAACGCCGAGGCATACTTCGCCTCCGCGCTCTCGATCCCGCTCTTCCCGGCGATGACCGATGCGGAACAAGATCACGTCATCGCGTCGTTGGGTGCGTGGGCGGCGCAATCGGCGAGGGCGTAA
- the flgC gene encoding flagellar basal body rod protein FlgC has protein sequence MGMMAALGLSAMGIQVQRQRMDITSQNLANASSTRTPEGGPYRRKDVVMMSMPMEFETSLKTFMFGNKVQGVKITDVVPDPTPGKQIYDPSHPDADTNGFVAMPNVTPMQEMVDILSASKIYEANVTAFNLAKQMVMRTFEIGVA, from the coding sequence ATGGGGATGATGGCGGCATTGGGCCTCAGCGCGATGGGGATTCAAGTCCAGCGGCAACGGATGGACATCACTTCGCAGAATCTCGCCAATGCCAGTTCGACCCGCACTCCCGAAGGGGGACCGTATCGGCGCAAAGATGTCGTGATGATGAGCATGCCGATGGAGTTTGAGACGAGTCTCAAGACCTTCATGTTCGGCAACAAGGTGCAGGGAGTGAAAATCACGGATGTCGTGCCCGATCCGACGCCCGGAAAACAGATTTACGATCCGAGTCACCCTGATGCCGACACGAATGGATTCGTCGCGATGCCGAATGTGACCCCGATGCAGGAAATGGTGGATATTTTATCCGCGAGCAAAATTTACGAGGCCAATGTGACGGCGTTTAATTTGGCGAAGCAGATGGTGATGCGCACCTTCGAGATTGGAGTGGCCTAA
- a CDS encoding DegT/DnrJ/EryC1/StrS family aminotransferase, translating into MTQLALFGGPPVRTTPLPRWNTIGAEEQVAARRVLESGVLSGYVGAWSPAFYGGPEVQMLECAWAAYFGVRHAIAVNSATSGLYAAIGALGIGPGDEVIVSPCSMSASATAPLIYGAMPVFADIDPATYTLHPDTVERAISARTRAILAVNLFGHPADLQALRQLARRHGIALIEDSAQAPGARYQDRYAGTIGEIGVFSLNCHKHIQTGEGGICVTNDDHLAERLQLIRNHAEAVVEARPGIDLANMIGWNYRMTELTAAIGGTQLEKLPQVLEHKMRIAESLRAALHGIDGLTPPTVRPDCSHVYYTFPLQIDAQRLGISRAQFTAALHAEGIPIVERYVKPLYLAPMFQQRMAWGRDGFPFTADSGTTTARRYPVGLCATAERLYAETLCYLPWCAYDFDTTAAQQVRDAIYKIVEQRDALRAYQP; encoded by the coding sequence ATGACACAACTCGCCCTATTCGGTGGTCCTCCGGTCCGAACCACGCCATTGCCGCGTTGGAATACGATCGGCGCGGAGGAGCAAGTCGCGGCGCGACGCGTGCTGGAATCAGGCGTGCTCTCCGGCTACGTCGGAGCATGGTCCCCGGCATTTTACGGCGGACCGGAAGTCCAAATGTTGGAGTGCGCATGGGCCGCATATTTCGGCGTGCGTCATGCGATTGCGGTCAACTCGGCGACTTCAGGCCTCTACGCCGCGATCGGCGCGCTCGGGATCGGTCCCGGCGACGAAGTCATCGTCTCGCCATGCAGCATGAGCGCCTCCGCGACTGCCCCGCTCATTTACGGCGCCATGCCTGTTTTTGCCGACATCGATCCCGCGACGTACACGCTGCACCCCGATACAGTGGAACGCGCCATCTCGGCTCGCACGCGCGCAATCTTGGCCGTCAACCTGTTCGGCCATCCGGCAGACCTGCAGGCGCTGCGCCAACTCGCGCGACGTCACGGCATCGCGCTGATCGAAGACAGCGCCCAGGCCCCGGGCGCACGCTATCAGGACCGTTATGCGGGCACGATCGGCGAAATCGGCGTATTCAGCCTCAATTGCCACAAACACATCCAAACCGGAGAAGGCGGTATCTGCGTCACCAATGACGATCATTTGGCCGAACGTCTCCAACTGATCCGCAATCACGCCGAGGCCGTCGTCGAAGCACGCCCCGGCATTGATCTCGCCAACATGATCGGCTGGAACTATCGCATGACGGAGCTCACAGCGGCGATCGGCGGCACCCAACTCGAAAAATTGCCACAGGTTCTTGAGCACAAAATGCGTATTGCGGAAAGTTTGCGAGCCGCATTGCACGGCATCGACGGACTGACACCGCCGACGGTGCGCCCCGACTGCTCGCATGTGTATTACACGTTCCCATTGCAGATCGATGCCCAGCGACTCGGTATCTCGCGCGCCCAATTTACTGCGGCGCTCCACGCGGAAGGCATTCCTATCGTCGAACGCTACGTCAAGCCACTGTACCTCGCCCCGATGTTTCAACAACGGATGGCGTGGGGCCGCGACGGATTTCCCTTTACGGCCGATTCCGGCACCACAACGGCGCGCCGCTATCCAGTCGGACTCTGCGCAACCGCCGAACGGCTGTACGCAGAAACGCTTTGTTATCTCCCGTGGTGCGCGTACGACTTCGACACGACCGCCGCGCAACAGGTGCGTGACGCCATTTACAAGATCGTGGAGCAGCGCGACGCCTTACGCGCATATCAACCATGA
- the fliE gene encoding flagellar hook-basal body complex protein FliE has product MATNPITSLGSALNAAKVDRAVQAPGKGFELGQAVTDGITNVNETMMQAQKVSEEYMTKGTHDIHEVVIALEQADLSFRYLTQVRNKVIEAYNDIMRIQV; this is encoded by the coding sequence ATGGCAACGAATCCGATCACGTCGTTGGGCAGTGCCCTCAATGCGGCGAAAGTGGATCGTGCGGTCCAGGCCCCAGGGAAGGGGTTCGAGCTCGGGCAGGCGGTCACGGACGGGATCACCAACGTCAACGAAACGATGATGCAGGCCCAAAAGGTCTCCGAAGAATACATGACGAAGGGGACGCATGACATCCATGAAGTGGTGATCGCGTTGGAGCAAGCGGACTTGTCGTTTCGCTATCTGACGCAGGTCCGGAACAAAGTGATCGAGGCGTACAACGATATTATGAGAATCCAGGTGTAG